One part of the Leclercia sp. LSNIH1 genome encodes these proteins:
- a CDS encoding helix-turn-helix domain-containing protein, with translation MEQRGSEFWVKVQDIRQFHQEEDDALTLLWLLEGSADLHTDQRQMTLTADSLTIVNRNQRWQLTSESGNTTMCVMLSGRWIQQLCSDFFTHDYAIPPEAGSGWPPGDELRHLLRQLLVCTLINDQHRYRLEATRWLSEILLLLTSRFQQPARLLLREHHPGVSKRIARVVERINASYTRRITLAEIAGSEFVSEAWLSRLFRKEMGVSFMQYITTLRLEKAADALRLTNRPLHQIALEQGFASTRMMSDLFRRHHQMAPGAYRKQRRHHAGMPRLRPGNGEQRYPVAVDKLFSLLNEAETRGREPLPLTPHPVQERVLDLHLLKPAAPLRHTRMVVTVRELDDLLREDVRRELEKLGEAMPLFGIDIAEPFLSSRLFASGWDDPLMAGYACWYNLHQVFSWLAQKQWTVLLHTGLTTRTDLLARFLQQSVNHFSPEITDRWQFVMHWSTQASEETRAQVWQAQRATLREYLPQATFGVWHRFAPGHTGHNDEALLDSTLLTQADFLACPADANELLDLAQLDPAHLSSSENYPVQKVRQILTSLRQRKLSLPVWLLSWNTLTGNTRATNGWFFRGALLMQNLLGLSEQVWLAGFWLNSGLQGEARANNTIDTSSLALQYNHGLPRPIYWVVWLWRRLRGEVLVNEKNLLLLRHHNGYQLLLRNTVVFNPLLSSEEAFIQRFRQQYYVQLKGLSGRWRIKCHLFDQHNGALYPLIEGVRSERGPDEEMWRWMEHKARPTLSMRDERLHDGWQITASLESNALMLFELAPLLSHET, from the coding sequence ATGGAGCAACGGGGTAGCGAGTTTTGGGTGAAGGTGCAGGATATTCGTCAGTTTCATCAGGAGGAGGACGACGCGCTGACGCTGCTGTGGCTGCTGGAAGGGAGCGCCGACCTGCACACCGACCAGCGGCAGATGACCCTGACAGCGGATAGCCTGACGATCGTTAATCGCAATCAACGCTGGCAGCTCACCAGCGAGAGCGGCAATACGACGATGTGTGTCATGCTTTCCGGGCGCTGGATCCAGCAGCTCTGTAGCGACTTTTTTACCCATGATTACGCCATCCCGCCCGAAGCCGGGAGCGGCTGGCCTCCTGGTGATGAGCTACGCCATCTTCTGCGCCAACTGCTGGTCTGCACCCTGATCAACGATCAGCATCGCTACCGGCTGGAGGCGACCCGCTGGCTGAGCGAGATCCTGCTCCTGCTGACCAGCCGGTTTCAGCAACCCGCCCGCCTGCTTCTGCGGGAACATCATCCGGGCGTAAGCAAACGCATCGCCCGAGTGGTGGAACGCATCAACGCCAGCTACACCCGACGCATTACGCTTGCTGAAATCGCCGGAAGCGAATTTGTTTCAGAAGCCTGGCTCTCCCGTCTTTTTCGCAAAGAGATGGGCGTCAGTTTTATGCAGTACATTACCACCCTGCGCCTTGAGAAGGCGGCCGACGCGCTTCGCCTGACCAACCGTCCGCTGCATCAGATTGCGCTGGAGCAGGGGTTCGCCAGTACGCGGATGATGAGCGATCTGTTCCGGCGTCATCACCAGATGGCCCCGGGAGCGTATCGCAAACAACGTCGTCATCACGCCGGGATGCCCCGTCTACGTCCAGGCAATGGGGAGCAGCGTTATCCGGTGGCAGTGGACAAGCTCTTCAGCCTGCTAAATGAAGCCGAAACGCGCGGTCGGGAGCCGTTGCCATTAACCCCGCATCCGGTGCAGGAGAGGGTGCTCGATCTGCATCTTCTCAAGCCCGCCGCGCCGCTGCGTCATACCCGAATGGTAGTGACGGTGCGTGAGCTGGACGATCTGCTGCGGGAGGATGTGCGCCGGGAGCTGGAAAAGCTGGGGGAGGCGATGCCTCTTTTCGGGATTGATATCGCTGAGCCATTTCTCAGTAGCCGCCTGTTTGCCAGCGGCTGGGACGATCCGCTGATGGCAGGTTATGCCTGCTGGTACAACCTTCATCAGGTCTTCAGCTGGCTTGCTCAAAAACAGTGGACGGTGCTGCTGCATACCGGCCTGACAACCCGCACCGACCTGCTGGCGCGTTTCTTACAGCAGTCGGTCAATCACTTTTCGCCTGAGATTACCGATCGCTGGCAATTTGTGATGCACTGGTCAACGCAGGCGAGCGAGGAGACAAGAGCGCAGGTCTGGCAGGCTCAGCGGGCGACGCTGCGGGAATATCTGCCGCAGGCGACGTTCGGCGTGTGGCACCGTTTTGCGCCCGGGCACACGGGGCATAACGATGAGGCTCTGCTGGACTCGACTCTCCTCACCCAGGCCGATTTTTTGGCCTGTCCGGCCGATGCCAATGAGCTTCTCGATCTGGCGCAGCTGGATCCGGCTCATCTCTCTTCCTCTGAAAACTATCCGGTGCAGAAGGTCCGGCAGATCCTGACCTCGCTTCGTCAGCGAAAGCTCTCGCTTCCGGTATGGCTGCTGTCGTGGAATACCCTCACCGGCAACACGCGCGCCACCAACGGCTGGTTTTTTCGTGGGGCACTGCTGATGCAAAACCTGCTCGGACTGTCGGAACAGGTGTGGCTGGCCGGGTTCTGGCTCAACTCGGGCTTACAGGGGGAAGCGCGGGCCAACAATACCATCGATACCTCGAGCCTGGCGCTGCAGTATAACCACGGCCTGCCGCGCCCGATCTATTGGGTAGTCTGGCTGTGGCGACGCCTGCGCGGTGAGGTGTTAGTCAACGAAAAGAATCTTCTGCTATTGCGCCACCACAACGGATACCAACTGCTGCTGCGCAATACGGTGGTGTTTAACCCGTTACTCTCCAGCGAAGAGGCTTTCATTCAGCGTTTTCGCCAGCAGTACTACGTTCAGCTGAAGGGGCTAAGCGGCAGGTGGCGGATTAAGTGTCATCTGTTTGATCAGCACAACGGCGCGCTGTACCCCTTGATTGAAGGCGTGCGCAGTGAAAGGGGACCTGACGAAGAGATGTGGCGCTGGATGGAGCATAAAGCGCGTCCAACGTTGTCAATGCGTGATGAACGGCTTCATGATGGCTGGCAGATTACGGCGTCGCTGGAAAGCAACGCGCTGATGCTCTTTGAGCTCGCGCCGTTGCTCTCTCATGAGACGTAA
- the cysJ gene encoding NADPH-dependent assimilatory sulfite reductase flavoprotein subunit — protein sequence MTTQAPPSNLLPLNPEQLARLQAATTDFSPTQLAWVSGYFWGMLNQQPGAVASAPATAVEIPAITLISASQTGNARRVAEALRDDLLAAKLNVNLVNAGDYKFKQIASEKLVIVVTSTQGEGEPPEEAVALHKFLFSKKAPKLAGTAFAVFGLGDSSYEFFCQSGKDFDSKLAELGAERLLDRVDTDVEYQSAAAEWRARIVEVLKARVPTGTPAQAAATAAGAVNDIHTSPYTKEAPLTASLSVNQKITGRDSEKDVRHIEIDLGDSGLRYQPGDALGVWYQNDPALVKELVELLWLKGDESVSVEGKTLPLSEALQWHFELTVNTANIVENYATLTRSESLLPLVGDKARLQHYAAATPIVDMVRFAPAQLDAQALIDLLRPLTPRLYSIASAQAEVENEVHVTVGVVRYDIEGRARAGGASSFLADRVEEEGEVRVFIEHNDNFRLPANPETPVIMIGPGTGIAPFRAFMQQRAADEAPGKNWLFFGNPHFTEDFLYQVEWQRYVKEGVLSRIDLAWSRDQKEKIYVQDKLREQGAELWRWINDGAHIYVCGDANRMAKDVEQALLEVIAQFGGMDAEAADEYLSELRVERRYQRDVY from the coding sequence ATGACAACACAGGCCCCACCTTCAAATTTGCTTCCCCTGAACCCGGAGCAACTGGCACGCCTGCAGGCGGCCACCACTGACTTTTCACCCACCCAGCTGGCCTGGGTATCCGGTTATTTCTGGGGAATGCTCAATCAACAGCCGGGTGCTGTGGCGAGTGCGCCGGCTACGGCTGTAGAGATCCCGGCAATCACGCTTATCTCCGCCTCGCAAACCGGCAACGCCCGTCGCGTGGCGGAAGCCCTGCGCGACGATCTGCTCGCAGCCAAACTGAACGTGAACCTGGTGAACGCCGGGGACTATAAATTTAAGCAAATCGCGTCAGAGAAGCTGGTTATCGTTGTGACCTCAACCCAGGGCGAAGGTGAGCCGCCTGAAGAAGCGGTTGCGCTGCATAAGTTCCTGTTCTCGAAAAAAGCGCCAAAACTGGCGGGCACCGCCTTTGCGGTCTTCGGCCTTGGCGACTCTTCCTATGAATTCTTCTGCCAGTCGGGCAAAGATTTCGACAGCAAACTGGCCGAGTTGGGGGCAGAACGCCTGCTGGACCGCGTCGATACCGACGTTGAATACCAGTCTGCGGCGGCCGAATGGCGCGCGCGCATTGTCGAGGTGCTGAAAGCCCGCGTACCGACCGGGACGCCAGCCCAGGCGGCAGCCACCGCCGCTGGCGCAGTCAACGACATTCACACCAGCCCTTACACCAAAGAGGCCCCGCTGACGGCGAGCCTCTCGGTGAACCAGAAAATCACCGGTCGCGATTCAGAGAAAGATGTGCGCCATATCGAAATCGATCTCGGCGACTCGGGTCTGCGCTACCAGCCGGGTGATGCCCTTGGCGTCTGGTACCAGAACGATCCGGCGCTGGTGAAAGAGCTGGTTGAGCTGCTGTGGCTGAAGGGTGACGAGTCGGTCAGCGTGGAAGGCAAAACGCTGCCGCTCTCTGAAGCGCTGCAGTGGCATTTCGAGCTGACCGTTAATACCGCGAACATCGTGGAGAACTACGCCACGCTGACCCGCAGCGAATCCTTGCTGCCGCTGGTGGGCGATAAAGCCAGGCTGCAACACTACGCCGCCGCCACGCCCATCGTGGATATGGTGCGTTTCGCGCCAGCCCAGCTGGATGCCCAGGCGTTAATCGACCTGCTGCGTCCGCTGACGCCGCGCCTCTACTCTATCGCTTCTGCGCAGGCCGAGGTGGAGAACGAAGTCCACGTCACCGTGGGCGTCGTGCGTTACGACATCGAAGGGCGCGCCCGCGCCGGCGGCGCGTCGAGCTTCCTTGCGGATCGCGTGGAAGAAGAGGGCGAGGTGCGGGTCTTTATCGAGCACAACGACAACTTCCGCCTGCCCGCTAACCCGGAAACCCCGGTGATCATGATTGGTCCGGGCACCGGTATTGCGCCGTTCCGCGCCTTTATGCAGCAGCGCGCCGCTGACGAAGCGCCAGGTAAAAACTGGTTGTTCTTCGGCAACCCGCACTTCACCGAAGATTTCCTCTATCAGGTGGAGTGGCAGCGCTACGTTAAAGAGGGCGTACTGAGCCGCATCGATCTGGCCTGGTCTCGCGATCAGAAAGAAAAAATCTACGTACAAGACAAACTGCGCGAACAGGGCGCAGAGCTGTGGCGCTGGATCAATGACGGTGCCCACATTTATGTCTGCGGCGACGCCAATCGCATGGCGAAAGACGTTGAGCAGGCTTTACTGGAAGTGATTGCCCAATTCGGCGGTATGGATGCCGAAGCGGCGGATGAATATTTAAGTGAGCTGCGCGTCGAGCGCCGTTATCAGCGAGATGTCTACTAA
- a CDS encoding M20 aminoacylase family protein, which produces MTHPIVEALQGNEAQFIELRRHFHQHPEIGFEEQQTSQRVAELLQQWGYEVHHGMAKTGVVGTLKVGNGSKRLGLRADMDALPMQEESGKAWSSTVEGKFHGCGHDGHTTTLLYAAEYLARTRNFNGTLHLIFQPAEELLYGGRVMVEDGLFETFPCDHIFGLHNMPGQKLGKIGLRDGAMMASSDTIHIEVNGVGGHGALPEHTVDATLVACHITLALQSIVSRNITPFEPAVVTVGSIQAGHAPNIINDKVLMKLTVRTLNEKVRQTVLQRIHDIAVAQAESFNATATIRHINGSPVLINNPAANEMVRTVAQDLFGQDAVAAIGSFMGSEDFAFMLEKNPDGCYFTIGAGDEADRCMVHNPGYDFNDKILITGAALWSALTEHYLR; this is translated from the coding sequence ATGACACATCCGATTGTTGAAGCACTGCAGGGCAACGAAGCGCAGTTTATTGAGCTGCGGCGACATTTTCATCAGCATCCTGAGATCGGTTTTGAGGAGCAGCAAACCAGCCAGCGCGTTGCGGAACTGCTTCAGCAATGGGGATATGAGGTACATCACGGGATGGCAAAAACCGGGGTGGTCGGCACCCTGAAAGTGGGCAACGGCAGCAAACGTCTTGGTCTTCGCGCCGATATGGATGCGTTGCCGATGCAGGAGGAGAGCGGCAAAGCGTGGAGCAGCACCGTTGAAGGCAAATTCCACGGCTGCGGTCACGACGGCCACACCACCACCCTGCTCTATGCCGCCGAGTACCTGGCGCGCACCCGCAACTTTAACGGCACGCTGCACCTGATTTTCCAGCCAGCGGAAGAGCTCCTGTATGGCGGACGGGTGATGGTCGAAGATGGCCTGTTTGAGACCTTCCCCTGCGACCATATTTTTGGCCTGCATAATATGCCGGGGCAGAAACTGGGCAAAATTGGCCTGCGCGATGGCGCCATGATGGCTTCCTCGGACACTATACACATTGAAGTTAATGGCGTGGGTGGGCACGGTGCCCTGCCGGAACATACCGTCGATGCGACGCTGGTGGCCTGCCATATTACCCTCGCCCTGCAGTCGATTGTGTCGCGCAATATCACTCCATTTGAACCCGCCGTGGTGACGGTCGGCAGTATTCAGGCCGGTCATGCGCCCAACATCATCAACGACAAAGTTCTGATGAAACTGACCGTGCGCACCCTGAACGAAAAGGTGCGTCAAACCGTTCTGCAGCGCATCCACGATATCGCCGTTGCGCAGGCAGAGAGCTTCAACGCCACGGCCACCATCCGTCATATCAACGGCAGCCCGGTGCTCATCAATAATCCTGCGGCCAACGAGATGGTGCGTACCGTCGCCCAGGATCTGTTCGGACAGGATGCTGTGGCCGCTATCGGTTCATTCATGGGCAGTGAAGACTTCGCCTTTATGCTTGAAAAGAACCCTGACGGCTGTTACTTCACCATCGGCGCTGGCGATGAAGCGGATCGCTGCATGGTGCATAACCCGGGCTATGACTTTAACGACAAGATCCTGATCACCGGTGCCGCACTCTGGAGCGCCCTGACCGAACACTATCTGCGTTGA
- the queD gene encoding 6-carboxytetrahydropterin synthase QueD encodes MSTTLFKDFIFEAAHHLPHVPEGHKCGRLHGHSFMVRLEITGEVDPYTGWIMDFAELKAAFKPTYDRLDHYYLNDIPGLENPTSEVLAKWIWNEIKPLVPLLSAVMIKETCTAGCVYRGE; translated from the coding sequence ATGTCCACCACACTGTTTAAAGATTTCATCTTCGAAGCCGCCCACCATCTGCCTCACGTCCCGGAAGGGCATAAATGTGGTCGTCTGCACGGACACTCCTTTATGGTGCGTCTGGAGATCACGGGTGAAGTCGATCCGTATACCGGTTGGATCATGGATTTTGCCGAGCTGAAGGCCGCCTTCAAGCCGACCTACGATCGCCTCGATCATTACTATCTGAACGATATTCCGGGTCTTGAAAATCCGACCAGCGAAGTGCTGGCAAAATGGATCTGGAACGAGATCAAACCGCTGGTGCCGCTGCTGAGTGCGGTAATGATCAAAGAGACCTGCACCGCGGGCTGCGTCTACCGCGGCGAATAA